One part of the Ancylomarina subtilis genome encodes these proteins:
- the lpdA gene encoding dihydrolipoyl dehydrogenase produces the protein MTYDLIVVGSGPGGYVAAIRGAQLGMNVAVVERAELGGICLNWGCIPTKSLLKSAQVFDYMKHSADYGIAVEGEIKPDFEKIVERSRGVANKMSAGIQYLLKKNKVTVINGFGKLTADKKLEVLAEDGSKTNYEAKHIILATGARSRELPNLPQDGKTIIGYRKALTLEKLPKSMIVVGSGAIGSEFAYFYSSLGTQVTLVEFMPNILPIEDEEVSKQMGRSFKKNKIKVMVNSSVESVEGTEGDLKVNIKNKKGEIEVHECEIVLSAVGITPNTENIGLEEAGVVTENGRVVVDDYFRTNVEGVYAIGDIVAGPALAHVASAEGICCVEKIAGMHVEPIDYTTIPGCTYTTPEVASMGLTEKAAKDAGHEIKVGKFPFSASGKASAAGANEGFVKLIFDAKYGELLGAHMVGANVTEMIAELVTARKLETTGHELIKAIHPHPTMSEAVMEAAAAAYDEVIHI, from the coding sequence ATGACTTACGATTTAATAGTAGTAGGAAGTGGACCTGGAGGTTATGTAGCCGCCATTAGAGGTGCACAATTGGGTATGAACGTTGCCGTAGTTGAACGTGCCGAACTTGGTGGCATCTGTTTAAACTGGGGATGTATCCCAACCAAATCATTATTAAAATCAGCTCAGGTATTCGACTATATGAAGCATTCGGCTGATTATGGTATCGCTGTTGAAGGTGAGATTAAGCCTGATTTTGAAAAAATTGTTGAGCGTAGCCGTGGCGTTGCCAATAAAATGAGTGCGGGTATTCAATATTTATTGAAAAAGAACAAGGTTACCGTTATCAATGGTTTTGGTAAGCTGACGGCTGACAAAAAGCTGGAAGTTTTGGCTGAAGATGGTAGCAAAACGAACTACGAGGCAAAGCACATTATTTTAGCTACAGGAGCTCGCTCTCGCGAATTACCAAACTTGCCTCAGGATGGTAAAACTATTATTGGTTATCGTAAAGCTCTAACCCTTGAAAAATTACCTAAATCAATGATTGTTGTTGGTTCTGGTGCCATTGGATCTGAGTTTGCATACTTCTACTCAAGCCTTGGAACTCAGGTTACTTTGGTTGAGTTTATGCCAAACATTCTTCCTATTGAGGACGAAGAAGTTTCAAAACAAATGGGACGTTCGTTCAAAAAGAATAAAATTAAGGTGATGGTTAACTCATCGGTTGAGTCTGTTGAAGGAACCGAAGGTGACCTAAAAGTAAACATCAAGAATAAAAAAGGTGAAATTGAAGTTCACGAGTGTGAAATTGTTCTTTCAGCTGTAGGTATTACACCTAATACTGAAAATATTGGTCTTGAAGAGGCTGGTGTTGTAACCGAAAACGGACGTGTTGTTGTTGATGATTATTTCCGTACAAATGTTGAAGGCGTTTACGCGATTGGTGATATCGTAGCAGGTCCTGCATTAGCTCACGTAGCTTCTGCTGAAGGCATCTGTTGTGTTGAAAAAATCGCAGGTATGCATGTTGAACCTATCGATTACACAACAATTCCGGGTTGTACCTATACAACGCCTGAAGTTGCTTCAATGGGATTAACTGAGAAGGCTGCTAAAGATGCTGGTCACGAAATTAAGGTGGGTAAATTCCCATTCTCTGCTTCGGGTAAAGCGAGTGCTGCCGGTGCCAACGAAGGTTTCGTAAAATTAATTTTCGATGCGAAATATGGTGAGCTTTTAGGAGCGCATATGGTAGGTGCTAACGTAACTGAAATGATTGCAGAATTGGTTACTGCTCGTAAACTTGAAACAACAGGTCACGAGTTAATCAAAGCTATTCATCCTCACCCAACTATGAGTGAAGCGGTGATGGAAGCTGCTGCAGCTGCCTATGATGAAGTAATTCATATCTAG
- the meaB gene encoding methylmalonyl Co-A mutase-associated GTPase MeaB: MVDKKDKGHIENDPSFKGLSVNSGISQPPSINPKIAERLKNRKRKKYTIEEYVKGILDGNMAILSQAITLVESSKFEHQKVAQEIIERCLPYSGKSTRIGITGVPGAGKSTFIEAFGKHVTAMGHKLAVLAIDPSSERTKGSILGDKTRMEELAVDPHAYIRPSPSAGSLGGVARKTRESLILCEAAGFDTILIETVGVGQSETAVHSMVDFFLLIQIAGAGDELQGIKRGIMEMADAIAINKCDGSNITKAKLARVQFENALHLFPLSPSKWSPKVLSCSSLERTGINEIWDTIMDYCQHTQENNYFDHRRREQAKYWMYETIHEQLRDNFYHDKKIKGMIPDFESKVLSDEMSSFIAAYKLLNTYYDEVKKGE, encoded by the coding sequence ATGGTAGATAAAAAAGATAAAGGACATATCGAAAATGATCCTTCATTCAAGGGGTTGTCTGTTAATTCCGGCATAAGTCAACCACCTTCAATAAACCCTAAAATAGCAGAACGTCTTAAAAATAGGAAAAGAAAGAAATATACTATTGAAGAGTATGTGAAAGGTATATTGGATGGTAATATGGCTATTTTAAGTCAGGCCATCACTTTGGTTGAGAGTTCAAAGTTTGAACACCAAAAGGTGGCTCAGGAAATTATTGAGCGCTGTTTACCCTATTCTGGTAAATCAACTCGAATAGGAATTACGGGTGTGCCTGGCGCTGGGAAAAGTACCTTTATCGAAGCTTTTGGAAAGCATGTAACAGCTATGGGACACAAGTTGGCTGTTTTGGCTATTGACCCAAGTAGTGAGAGAACCAAAGGGAGTATTTTGGGTGATAAAACACGGATGGAAGAACTGGCCGTAGATCCTCATGCATATATACGTCCGTCACCATCTGCGGGTTCATTAGGCGGCGTGGCACGTAAAACTCGTGAGAGTTTAATTCTCTGTGAGGCTGCGGGTTTTGACACCATTTTAATTGAAACTGTCGGGGTGGGGCAGTCCGAAACGGCTGTTCATTCTATGGTCGATTTCTTTTTGCTGATTCAGATTGCAGGTGCTGGTGACGAATTGCAAGGCATCAAACGCGGTATTATGGAGATGGCTGATGCCATTGCCATTAATAAGTGTGATGGAAGCAATATCACCAAAGCGAAATTGGCACGCGTTCAATTTGAAAATGCCTTACATTTATTTCCTCTGTCACCTTCAAAATGGTCACCAAAGGTGTTGAGTTGTTCGTCTCTTGAGCGTACAGGAATAAATGAAATCTGGGATACCATCATGGATTATTGTCAGCATACCCAGGAGAATAATTACTTCGATCACCGTAGACGTGAGCAAGCAAAATATTGGATGTATGAAACAATTCATGAACAATTAAGAGATAATTTTTATCACGATAAGAAAATCAAAGGGATGATTCCTGATTTTGAATCAAAAGTTTTAAGTGATGAGATGAGCTCTTTTATAGCTGCTTATAAATTATTGAACACGTATTACGACGAGGTAAAAAAAGGGGAATAA
- a CDS encoding TlpA disulfide reductase family protein: MKKLLFVGVAISVLFAACNTQKKYELSGKIEGQTEGKIFLNIEKDRQLVKIDSADIVNGEFKIEGSVAVPDMYYLQIGDKRGAIPVFLENAPIQVEANIEALRDAKITGSATQDLYKKFVDSMMEYKAKQEPIVAAYRKANAEKDEEAVKKAIAEYDAIDAEKMENIKKFVKANSNSAAVAIVTKNNLLNQLKVNEVEELYNTFGKDVKATRSAIAINDRIELLNKVAVGQPAPDFTLNTPEGTPFSLSSLKGKVVVMDFWASWCGPCRRENPHMVEIYNELHDKGVEFLGVSLDKKKEDWIKAIEKDGLIWNHVSDLEYWNSAAAKLYGINSIPATVVIDQNGVIVANKVFGDELKAELDKLLK, from the coding sequence ATGAAAAAATTACTTTTCGTGGGCGTTGCAATTTCAGTTTTATTTGCTGCATGCAATACTCAAAAAAAATACGAACTTTCAGGTAAGATTGAAGGTCAAACAGAGGGGAAAATCTTTCTGAATATTGAAAAAGACAGACAACTTGTGAAGATTGATTCAGCTGATATTGTAAATGGTGAATTTAAAATCGAAGGAAGTGTCGCTGTTCCTGATATGTATTATTTACAAATAGGAGACAAAAGAGGCGCAATTCCTGTATTTCTAGAGAATGCACCGATTCAGGTTGAAGCAAATATTGAAGCTTTGCGTGATGCAAAAATTACGGGGTCTGCTACTCAGGATCTTTATAAGAAATTTGTGGATTCTATGATGGAATACAAGGCTAAACAAGAACCTATTGTTGCGGCTTATAGAAAAGCAAATGCTGAAAAAGATGAAGAAGCTGTTAAAAAGGCAATTGCTGAATATGATGCAATTGATGCCGAAAAAATGGAAAACATCAAGAAATTTGTTAAAGCGAACAGTAATTCTGCAGCAGTTGCTATTGTAACTAAAAATAACCTTCTTAACCAGTTAAAAGTTAACGAGGTTGAGGAGTTGTATAATACTTTTGGCAAAGATGTTAAAGCGACTCGAAGCGCTATTGCCATCAATGACAGAATTGAATTATTAAATAAAGTTGCCGTTGGTCAACCAGCTCCTGACTTTACTTTAAATACACCAGAAGGTACACCTTTTAGCCTTTCAAGTCTTAAAGGTAAGGTTGTTGTTATGGATTTCTGGGCATCATGGTGTGGTCCTTGTCGTAGAGAAAACCCTCATATGGTAGAAATTTACAATGAACTGCATGATAAAGGCGTTGAGTTTTTAGGTGTTTCATTGGATAAGAAAAAAGAGGATTGGATTAAAGCTATTGAAAAAGATGGCTTAATCTGGAATCATGTTTCTGATCTTGAGTATTGGAATTCTGCTGCTGCTAAACTTTATGGAATCAATTCTATTCCTGCAACTGTAGTTATCGATCAGAATGGCGTTATTGTTGCCAATAAAGTATTTGGTGACGAGCTAAAGGCTGAACTAGATAAATTATTGAAGTAG
- a CDS encoding DUF1573 domain-containing protein has product MRIFHVLLIGLILSSFGAIAQDTKPLIEFKSKTHDFGTLKEENGKQVYSFEFVNKGTSPIIIKNVRSSCGCTTPDWSKAPVAPGQKGFVKTTFDPKNRPGSFNKSITVTSNSNPPISILRITGKVSPRVKTVLDSFPRMMSGLRMPNNHFPMTKVKSNEIKEATLEVYNDTDSVMTVAFRRVPAHLKIKLVPEKIAPKKRAKVVVVYDAAKKNDWGFVTDYLDVLVNGKFEPRNRFTISADIIEDFGQLSDEELAKAPKLEFEEKVFNFGELQQGEKAEHTFLMKNTGKSDLLIRKTKTSCGCTAISPQSKIIKAGESTELKVIFNSRGKRGRQNKRITVITNAPTSSTVNLRVMGNVVMPKVN; this is encoded by the coding sequence ATGAGAATTTTTCATGTACTATTGATTGGATTAATCCTATCAAGTTTTGGAGCGATTGCTCAGGACACAAAACCGTTGATAGAATTTAAATCTAAGACTCACGACTTTGGAACCCTAAAAGAAGAGAATGGGAAGCAGGTTTATTCTTTTGAATTTGTAAACAAGGGCACTTCTCCGATTATTATTAAAAATGTAAGATCGTCATGTGGGTGTACAACTCCGGATTGGAGTAAGGCTCCTGTGGCCCCAGGTCAGAAAGGTTTTGTTAAAACAACTTTTGATCCTAAAAATCGTCCGGGTTCATTTAATAAGTCAATAACAGTTACTTCAAATAGCAACCCTCCAATTTCGATTCTTCGTATTACGGGTAAGGTGTCTCCACGTGTTAAAACGGTACTGGATTCATTCCCTCGTATGATGTCAGGTCTTAGAATGCCTAATAATCATTTCCCAATGACTAAGGTCAAGAGCAATGAAATTAAGGAAGCTACTCTTGAGGTGTATAATGATACGGATAGTGTAATGACTGTGGCTTTCAGAAGAGTTCCTGCACATTTGAAAATAAAACTTGTACCCGAAAAAATTGCACCTAAAAAACGAGCTAAGGTTGTAGTTGTATACGATGCAGCTAAAAAGAATGACTGGGGTTTTGTTACCGATTATTTGGATGTTCTGGTTAATGGAAAATTTGAACCTCGAAATCGTTTTACAATTAGTGCTGATATTATTGAAGATTTTGGACAGTTATCTGATGAAGAGTTAGCTAAAGCGCCAAAATTAGAATTTGAAGAAAAAGTTTTCAATTTTGGTGAATTACAGCAAGGTGAAAAGGCTGAACATACATTCTTAATGAAAAACACAGGTAAGTCTGATCTTTTGATTCGAAAGACAAAAACATCTTGTGGTTGTACGGCTATTTCTCCTCAGTCTAAAATTATTAAAGCCGGTGAATCTACTGAGTTGAAAGTTATTTTTAATTCCAGAGGAAAACGAGGCCGTCAAAACAAACGCATTACTGTTATAACCAATGCACCTACATCGTCAACTGTTAATTTGCGAGTTATGGGGAATGTGGTTATGCCAAAAGTAAATTAA
- a CDS encoding Crp/Fnr family transcriptional regulator: MIESEKKIREQICVEVINNPNSVFNVLSPEEKENLLQNMSCSFFKKGEYIYKEGEKPLGLISLKEGKVKIFKEGVGGREQIVRMAKPVGFIGYRALFAEENNIASAVAIEDSITCTVSYDMILKLIKTNSELSLSIIRSFATELGFSNNRTVTLTQKHIRGRLAESLLFLRDTYGFEDDGVTIKVYLSREDIANLSNMTTSNAIRTLSTFAGEGVIAIDGRKIKILDKVKLDRISKLG; this comes from the coding sequence ATGATTGAGAGTGAAAAAAAGATTAGAGAACAAATCTGCGTTGAGGTAATTAACAATCCGAATTCAGTTTTCAATGTTCTTTCTCCAGAAGAAAAAGAGAATTTACTTCAAAATATGAGTTGTAGCTTTTTTAAGAAAGGTGAATATATTTACAAAGAAGGTGAAAAACCTCTTGGGCTCATCTCATTGAAAGAAGGGAAAGTTAAAATATTCAAAGAAGGTGTTGGCGGTCGTGAGCAAATTGTACGTATGGCTAAACCAGTTGGTTTTATTGGGTACAGAGCTCTTTTCGCAGAAGAAAACAATATTGCATCTGCAGTTGCTATTGAAGATTCAATCACTTGTACCGTTAGTTATGACATGATTCTAAAACTGATCAAAACAAATTCTGAACTTTCATTAAGTATCATTCGTTCTTTTGCAACCGAATTGGGATTCTCTAATAACAGAACCGTTACTTTAACTCAAAAACATATTCGTGGACGTTTGGCAGAATCACTACTATTCCTTCGCGACACATACGGTTTCGAGGACGACGGAGTCACCATCAAAGTCTACCTGTCAAGAGAAGATATTGCAAACTTATCCAACATGACAACCTCAAATGCAATTCGAACACTATCGACCTTTGCAGGCGAAGGTGTGATTGCGATTGATGGTCGGAAAATTAAAATTTTAGATAAGGTTAAGCTAGATCGAATTAGTAAACTAGGTTAA
- a CDS encoding sulfite exporter TauE/SafE family protein, with protein sequence MQISDILLLVLIGLSAGLVGGSLGVGGGIVIVPALMFLFGYSQHQAQGTNLAFMLPPIGILAAYNYYKEGHIDIKVALILCIAFVAGGYIGSLVSIHLPAKTLKKIFGFFMLIVAIKMIAGK encoded by the coding sequence ATGCAGATTTCGGATATTTTATTACTCGTCCTGATTGGCTTAAGTGCCGGACTGGTTGGGGGCAGCTTAGGTGTAGGTGGAGGAATTGTTATTGTACCTGCTCTTATGTTCTTATTTGGATACAGCCAGCACCAAGCTCAAGGAACAAATTTAGCCTTTATGTTGCCTCCTATAGGTATATTGGCAGCTTATAATTATTATAAAGAAGGACATATCGACATTAAAGTCGCGCTCATCTTATGTATTGCCTTTGTGGCTGGCGGATATATTGGGTCCTTGGTTTCTATACATCTTCCGGCAAAAACCCTGAAAAAGATATTTGGATTTTTCATGTTAATTGTTGCAATTAAGATGATTGCCGGCAAATAA
- a CDS encoding M20 metallopeptidase family protein, with amino-acid sequence MEQIINKIKELSRNYLEDIKAIRTHLHQYPELSFEEFETSAFIQKKLDEYGIPYKNGFVKTGIVGKIEGKNPNKKVLALRADMDALPIKENDSHSICSKNSGVMHACGHDMHMASLLGTAKILQELKNEWEGTVLIIFQPGEELLPGGARMMMEEGALNPKPDLIIAQHVLPDMESGHVGFREGMYMASGDEIYLKIKGKGGHGAMPHRCDDTVLIASHIVVALQQVVSRRADIRIPTVLSFGRMIAEGATNIIPQEVAIEGTFRTMDEKWRAEAKQLITDIAQNTAKGMGVVCEVDIKHGYPYLVNHIEHTRSAKGAAIAYLDSERVEDMDIRMTTEDFGFYSQKYPACFYRFGVKKEKSGGLHTSNFHADDQSLETSMGTMAYLAVDFLNKSE; translated from the coding sequence ATGGAACAAATTATCAATAAAATAAAAGAACTTAGTCGTAATTATCTTGAGGATATTAAGGCAATCAGAACTCATTTACACCAATACCCTGAACTTTCTTTTGAAGAGTTCGAAACTTCAGCCTTCATTCAAAAAAAATTGGATGAATATGGTATTCCCTACAAGAATGGTTTTGTAAAAACGGGTATCGTTGGAAAAATTGAAGGGAAGAACCCAAACAAAAAAGTACTGGCTCTTCGTGCAGATATGGATGCCTTACCTATTAAAGAAAATGATTCCCACTCAATTTGCTCAAAAAATAGTGGCGTCATGCATGCTTGTGGTCATGACATGCATATGGCGAGCCTACTTGGAACAGCCAAAATTCTTCAGGAACTAAAAAACGAATGGGAAGGCACTGTTTTAATCATTTTCCAACCTGGAGAAGAACTCCTTCCGGGCGGGGCCAGAATGATGATGGAGGAAGGTGCGCTTAATCCGAAACCCGATTTGATTATAGCACAACATGTCTTACCTGATATGGAATCCGGACATGTTGGTTTTCGTGAAGGAATGTATATGGCCTCGGGAGACGAAATTTATTTAAAGATTAAAGGTAAAGGTGGACATGGCGCGATGCCTCATCGCTGCGATGATACAGTTCTAATAGCCTCTCATATCGTTGTGGCCTTGCAACAAGTAGTCAGCAGGCGTGCCGATATACGAATCCCCACTGTCCTGTCATTTGGTCGTATGATAGCCGAAGGAGCAACCAACATTATTCCACAAGAAGTGGCTATTGAAGGAACATTCAGAACAATGGATGAAAAATGGCGTGCAGAAGCCAAACAATTAATCACAGACATAGCACAAAACACAGCTAAGGGAATGGGAGTAGTATGTGAAGTGGACATCAAACATGGTTATCCATATTTGGTGAATCACATCGAGCATACCCGATCGGCGAAAGGCGCAGCCATTGCCTATTTAGATTCTGAAAGGGTTGAAGATATGGATATCAGAATGACCACAGAAGATTTTGGATTTTATTCCCAAAAATACCCGGCATGTTTTTATCGATTTGGCGTTAAGAAAGAAAAATCGGGTGGCTTACACACCTCAAATTTCCATGCCGATGATCA
- a CDS encoding 5-formyltetrahydrofolate cyclo-ligase produces the protein MIDEEKKRIRKEIRQLKNAISLEEKVRRSKLILDKVEQLPEFISAKTVMLYWAMDDEVQTSDFVVKWAASKRVILPCVNGNDLDLRVFRGEEDLVAGENFGIPEPSGELFLDYDEIDLILVPGVAFDVDNNRMGRGKAYYDRLLSSLKAYKLGVCFDFQLLQSVPTDEHDIKMDRIVSE, from the coding sequence ATGATAGATGAAGAAAAGAAGCGGATACGTAAAGAGATTCGTCAACTAAAAAATGCGATAAGCCTGGAAGAGAAAGTTCGCCGATCGAAGCTTATTCTGGATAAAGTTGAGCAATTACCCGAATTTATTTCTGCCAAAACAGTGATGCTCTATTGGGCTATGGACGATGAGGTTCAAACTTCTGATTTTGTAGTGAAGTGGGCAGCGAGCAAGCGTGTGATATTGCCCTGCGTGAATGGTAACGATCTCGATTTGCGAGTGTTTAGAGGCGAAGAAGATTTAGTTGCGGGTGAGAACTTTGGTATTCCTGAACCCTCAGGTGAACTCTTTTTGGATTATGATGAAATAGACTTAATTCTTGTTCCAGGGGTTGCTTTCGATGTGGATAACAATCGAATGGGGAGGGGCAAAGCGTATTACGACAGGTTACTCTCAAGCCTTAAGGCATACAAGCTGGGTGTCTGTTTCGATTTCCAGCTATTGCAGTCGGTACCAACCGATGAGCACGATATAAAAATGGATAGAATTGTTTCGGAATAA
- the gldB gene encoding gliding motility lipoprotein GldB → MRRLALSMLLGLACVFVACQSNKLKVDVSDIELDIKIDRFETDLFALKKNGSLNELKEKYPKVLKLYSERVIGLGQVEDPNFPIYLNKFLNDSTMNLVADRIDSVFPNLDSQENELTEGFKHLKYYYPNKTIPKLFSQLSGFNQSIVVDEGLIGVSLDKYLGKDCDFYAFLSRPIYLRENMTPERIAQDILLAYGLTEFPFKAKAQNLMEQMIYQGKILYFLQALMPEKAEYDIMKYSPEDLQWCVNNEAQVWAYLIEQKHLFSTESSMLRNYIHDAPFTTGMPQESPGRIGTWIGLQIVKSYMTKHSEISLQDMMANNDYAAILRESAYQP, encoded by the coding sequence ATGAGAAGATTAGCATTGAGTATGCTTTTAGGACTGGCCTGTGTTTTTGTTGCTTGCCAATCGAATAAACTAAAAGTTGATGTGTCTGATATCGAGTTGGATATAAAAATAGATCGATTTGAAACGGATTTGTTTGCTTTAAAAAAGAATGGATCACTTAATGAACTGAAAGAGAAATATCCAAAAGTATTAAAACTTTATTCAGAGAGGGTCATTGGTTTGGGCCAGGTTGAAGATCCAAACTTTCCCATATATCTGAATAAATTTCTCAACGATTCAACCATGAACCTTGTGGCAGATAGAATTGATTCTGTTTTTCCTAATTTGGATTCACAGGAGAACGAATTGACCGAAGGGTTTAAGCATCTTAAATACTATTATCCCAATAAAACGATACCTAAACTTTTTTCACAGCTTTCGGGTTTTAACCAATCTATAGTTGTTGATGAGGGGCTGATTGGGGTGAGTTTGGATAAGTATCTAGGGAAGGATTGTGATTTTTATGCCTTTTTGAGTCGTCCTATATATTTACGTGAAAATATGACTCCCGAGCGGATTGCTCAGGATATTTTATTGGCTTATGGTTTGACTGAATTTCCTTTTAAAGCCAAAGCGCAGAATCTGATGGAGCAAATGATTTATCAGGGTAAAATCTTGTATTTCTTACAAGCCCTAATGCCGGAAAAAGCGGAATATGATATTATGAAATACAGCCCTGAGGATTTGCAATGGTGTGTGAATAATGAGGCGCAAGTTTGGGCTTACCTGATTGAACAAAAACACCTGTTTAGTACAGAAAGCAGTATGCTTCGTAACTATATTCATGATGCCCCATTTACTACGGGTATGCCCCAAGAATCGCCCGGTCGTATTGGAACATGGATTGGATTGCAGATTGTGAAATCGTATATGACCAAACATTCTGAAATAAGCTTACAGGATATGATGGCGAATAATGATTATGCAGCGATACTAAGAGAGTCAGCTTATCAGCCTTGA
- a CDS encoding NAD+ synthase, which translates to MKIVLAQLNYHIGNFELNTDKIITAIEKAKTEKADLVVFSELAICGYPPKDLLERKDFIEKTQAAMNQVATHCIDIAAVVGGPSINPHAKGKNLYNSAFFISEGKIQSIHNKTLLPTYDIFDEYRYFEPNTEYSLVEYKGKKIAITICEDLWEQQPVDNNFAKEALYTISPMEQLNPLKPDFVVNIAASPFSHNQRHIRTEILHAVSKRYQLPLIYVNQIGANTELIFDGDSMVLNSKGDVACRLNYFEEDYALINLDEIENLKVEEKEIDYIEKIHDALVLGLKDYFQKMGFKKATLGLSGGIDSAVTVVLAERALGKENVRVLLMPSEFSSDHSVKDAIDLANNLGIQYEIVPIQDIFKSFEASLAPIFGDLPFNVAEENIQARIRGTLMMGLSNKFGHILLNTSNKSESAVGYGTLYGDMNGGLAVLGDVYKTDVFKLAYYMNKDKEVIPLNSIVKPPSAELRPDQKDSDSLPDYDILDKILFLYIEKNMPVNEIIEQGFAKEVVDKIIRLVNMNEYKRFQTAPVLRVSSKAFGYGRKIPLVAKH; encoded by the coding sequence ATGAAGATTGTTCTAGCACAACTTAACTATCATATAGGAAATTTCGAACTTAATACGGATAAAATCATTACGGCTATCGAAAAAGCCAAGACTGAGAAGGCAGATCTTGTCGTTTTTTCTGAGCTGGCAATCTGCGGTTACCCACCTAAAGATTTATTGGAACGAAAAGATTTTATTGAAAAAACACAGGCTGCCATGAATCAGGTAGCCACTCATTGTATCGATATTGCAGCCGTTGTTGGTGGTCCTTCAATCAATCCTCATGCTAAAGGAAAAAACTTGTACAATTCGGCCTTTTTCATCAGCGAGGGGAAAATTCAGAGTATACACAATAAAACCCTCCTGCCAACCTATGATATTTTTGATGAATATCGTTACTTCGAGCCAAATACGGAGTATAGTTTGGTTGAATACAAAGGGAAAAAAATAGCCATAACGATCTGTGAGGATTTATGGGAGCAACAGCCTGTTGATAATAATTTTGCAAAGGAAGCCCTGTATACCATTTCACCTATGGAACAGTTGAACCCTCTTAAACCTGATTTTGTTGTCAATATTGCAGCCTCACCATTTTCACACAATCAGCGACACATTCGAACAGAAATTCTTCATGCTGTATCAAAAAGATATCAATTACCCCTTATCTATGTGAATCAAATTGGTGCCAATACCGAATTAATTTTTGATGGCGATTCAATGGTGCTCAACTCAAAGGGAGACGTGGCGTGTCGACTCAACTATTTTGAAGAAGATTATGCGCTTATCAATCTCGATGAAATTGAAAACTTAAAGGTTGAAGAAAAAGAGATCGATTATATCGAAAAAATACACGACGCTCTGGTTCTGGGCTTAAAAGACTATTTTCAGAAAATGGGTTTTAAAAAAGCAACACTAGGGCTATCCGGAGGGATTGATTCAGCCGTCACCGTTGTTTTAGCTGAAAGAGCGCTTGGGAAAGAAAATGTTCGTGTTTTACTCATGCCTTCTGAATTTTCGTCAGATCATTCGGTAAAAGATGCCATCGATTTGGCAAACAACCTGGGTATCCAGTACGAAATTGTTCCTATTCAGGATATCTTCAAATCTTTTGAAGCCAGCCTCGCTCCTATTTTTGGCGACTTGCCTTTTAATGTTGCTGAAGAAAACATCCAGGCACGAATCAGAGGAACTCTGATGATGGGCTTATCCAATAAATTTGGCCATATCCTGCTCAATACCTCCAATAAGAGTGAATCAGCGGTGGGCTACGGCACACTTTATGGCGATATGAATGGTGGCCTTGCCGTCTTAGGTGATGTTTACAAAACAGATGTCTTTAAACTGGCCTATTATATGAACAAAGACAAAGAGGTTATTCCACTTAATAGTATTGTAAAACCGCCTTCAGCTGAATTACGACCTGACCAGAAAGACTCCGATTCCTTACCAGACTACGACATTCTGGATAAAATTCTTTTTTTATATATCGAAAAGAATATGCCTGTGAATGAAATTATAGAACAAGGTTTTGCTAAAGAGGTGGTTGATAAGATAATTCGTTTGGTGAATATGAACGAGTATAAAAGATTTCAAACAGCACCTGTTTTACGCGTTTCGTCGAAGGCTTTTGGCTATGGCAGAAAGATTCCTTTGGTTGCTAAACATTAG